The genomic region CTCGCTTGTGGAGACTTCCCCGGGCATGATCTGGGAAATTGATTCCCGGGGGATATTCCGGTACATCAGTCCCATGATAAGAACGATCATGGGATATGAGCCCGAAGAGCTCACCGGAAAACCGATAACCGATCTCATCGTTGAGCAGGGGCGACCTTTCGTGATGAAGGAACTCTCCCGGCACGTGACAACGGACGGGCCCATCCCGCCGTTCGAAGTCCCGGCCCGTCACCGGAACGGCCGGTTCATGGTTATCGAGATCCGCCCGTCCAGGATAACAGGGGCCGACGGCAAACTGGCGGGGCTCCGGGGAGTGGCTTACGATGTCACCGAGCGCAAGAAAGCAGAAGAGGCACTCCACCGGGCCAACCGACAACTCACGCTCCTGGGGAGCATCACAAGGCACGATCTCCTCAACAAGATCACCGTTATTGTCGGGTACCTCAAGATCGCAAAGAAGAGATCCCAGGATCCCGCCATAACCGAATACCTGGACAAGATGCATGCAGCCACAAATGCGATCACTGCGCAGATCGAGTTCACGCGCATCTACCAGAAACTCGGTACGCACGAGCCGCAGTGGATCGATCTCGAAGAGATCATGCCCTTTACCCACCTGCCGGCCGCAGTCTCCCTGAAGGCAGAAGTCCGGGGGATTTCGGTTCTTGCCGACCCGATGCTGGAGAGGGTCTTTTTCAATCTTCTCGACAATTCGATCCGGCACGGGGAGCGGGTGACCGGGATCCGGGTATCCTGCAAATATTCCGGAGAAGAGCTCATCATCGTCTGGGAAGACAACGGGACGGGAATCCCGGATGAGGACAAGCCGCACATCTTCGAGCGGGATTTCGGGAGCAACACCGGTCTGGGCCTGTTTCTGGTCAAGGAGATCCTCTCGCTCACGGGAATCACGATCCGGGAGACCGGGGTGCAGGGGGAAGGGGCCCGGTTCGAGATCCTGGTGCCGGAGCACTTTTGGCGCAAAAGCGGGGAGTAACGCGTGATTTCCAATACCATACAGATCCTCTATGTTGATGACGAATCCGAACTTCTGGAGATCGGCAAGCTGTACCTGGAGGATGAACTGGACTTTTCCGTTGATTGCGTACTCTCGGGAGGGGATGCCCTCGAACGGATCTCGTCCGGCACGTACGATGTCATTGTCTCAGATTACCAGATGCCCCGGATGAACGGCATCACCCTGCTGAAGACCGTGCGTTCAGCGGGAAAGGATATCCCGTTCATCCTCTTCACCGGCAAGGGGCGGGAGGATGTGGTGATCGATGCCTTCAACCACGGGGCGGACTTCTATCTCCAGAAGGGCGGGGAGCCGGATGCCCAGTTTGCAGAACTGGCCCATAAGATCAGGAAATCCGTGGAGCGCAAGCGGGGGGATAGCGCGCTCCAGGAGAGCGAACGCAGGTACCGCAACCTGTACCAGTATGCCCTGGTCGGTCTCTTTGAGACGCGCCTTACGGACGGGACCATTGTGGCATGCAACCAGCGGTACTGCGATCTCTTCGGTTTTTTTTCCGTTGCGGATGCTATCGGGGAGAGCGTTGTCCATCTCTACGAGCAACCCGAGGATCGCCTCGAAGTGAGCCGGATTCTTCGCGAGCAGGGACAGATCAGCAATCACGAAGTCCGGTTCATCAACCAGAGGACCGGTCACCGGTTCTGGGCACAGTTTTCTGCACGGTACAATAAAGAGAAAGATGTGGCGGAAGGCACCATCATCGACATCACCGACAGAAAAAATGCCGAGGAGTTGCTGAGGGAGAGCCAGCGGGCCCTTGCAACGCTCATGATAAACCTGCCCGGGATGGCCTACCGGTGCAGCTACAACCGGAAATGGACCATGGAATTCGTGAGCAACGGATGCAGGGATCTCACGGGATTCGAGCCCTCCGATCTGGTCGAGGACGGTACGGTTGCTTTTTTTGATCTCATTCACCCGGATGACCAGGAGCCGGTCCGGGATCAGATCCGGCGGGCTGTGAGGAAGCGCGAGAAGTTCCAGATCTTTTACCGGATTCTCACCGCGGACGGATCGGAAAAAAGTGTCTGGGAGCAGGGTCTCGGGGTCTTCTCGCCCCAGGGAGAGTTACAGGCAATTGAGGGATTCATCATCGATATAACCGACAGAAAACGCCTGGAGGCGGACCTGGAGAGGGAGCAGCGCGAGCTGAAGATGTCCTGCGACCGGCTTTTGGAGAGCGAACGGATACTCCGGATCAACGAAGAGAGGCTGCGCATGGCGCAGAGGATCGGCCGTACCGGCAGCTGGGAGTACGAGGTGGGGGCGGAGACCATATGGGGATCGGAGGAGGGGCTCGTTATTCTCGGTTACCCGCCCGTTGCAAGATCCCTTCCGCTAGCAGAGATCGAAGATCTCATCCCGGAACGGGAGCGGGTTCACCAGGCCCTGGAGGATCTGATCGAGAAGGGGGCGGCGTACGATATTGAATATCTCATTCATCCTGCGGATGGATCCGAACCGAAAGTTATCCATTCCATGGCCCTGCTCGAGCGAGATTCCTGGGGAAGTCCGGTCCGGATCCGGGGGATGATTCAGGATATCACCACGCGCAAGCGGGCGGATGAAGAGATTGCATTCAACAATAGTATCCTTGCAACCCAGCAGGGGACGTCCCCTGACGGGATCCTCGTCGTGGATGAATCAGGCAGGATCCTGCATTACAACCAGAAATTCATTGCTATCTGGAATATCCCCGAGGATCTCATTGCAGCCCGGGTGGATGAGCCGGTGCTCCGGTTTGTTCTGGAACAGCTGCCCGATCCGGAGATCGCCCTGTCCCGGATCAGGTCCCTGTACGATCACCGGGAGGAGAAGAGTTTCGAGGAGCTCCACGTAAAGGATGGCAGGACGATCGAGCGGTTCTCGGCCCCAATGCTTGGAGAGGGGGGAAAATATTACGGGCGGGTCTGGTACTTCCGGGATATCACCGACCGGAGGAGGGCGGTGCAGGCGCTTGCATCGGCAAACAGGAAACTCACGCTCCTCTCCGGTGTCACCCGGCACGATATCACCAACCAGCTCACCCTGCTCCAGGGATACCGCAAGGTCCTGGAGCGAAAAGTAACGGATCCCGGTCTTGCCGAGTACTTCCTGAAGATCGATGAGGCTGCCCGGCGGATCTCGGTCATGATCCAGTTCACCGGGGAGTACGAGAAGATAGGGGTGGATGCCCCGGCCTGGCAGGACTGCAGCACGCTCGTTGAAGCCATGGAAAAAACCTCCCTGCCGGGCGGGATCGCAAGGGTAAATGAAATTCCTCCCGGATACGAAGTCTTCGCCGATCCGCTCATCGCCAAAGTCCTGTACTGCCTGATGGAAAATGCGGTCCGGCACGGTGTCGCGATCACGACAGTCCGGTTCGGGGCACAGGAGTCCGGATCCGAGCTGCTCATTCTCTGCGAAGATGACGGCGGAGGCATACCTGCAGAAGAGAAAGAGAGGATCTTCGATCTCGGGTATGGCCGGAATACCGGTCTTGGACTGTACCTTGCCCGGGAGATCCTCTCCCTGACCGGGATCACGATCCGGGAGACCGGCGTGCCGGGCACGGGTGCACGGTTCGAGATGAGGGCCCCGGAAGGAGTGTGGCGCAGGAACAGGAGCGGCGAATGACGCAGGATCCCATCCGGGTTCTGTACGCGGACGACGAACCCTCTCTTCTGGAAATTGCAAAAATCTTCCTGGAACAGGACGGTGCCTTTGCGGTTGATACGTTCACGTCGGCCAGGGAAGCGCTCGCCAGGCTGGAGAAAGATCAGTACGATGTCATCATCTCCGATTACCTGAT from uncultured Methanoregula sp. harbors:
- a CDS encoding PAS domain S-box protein; protein product: MISNTIQILYVDDESELLEIGKLYLEDELDFSVDCVLSGGDALERISSGTYDVIVSDYQMPRMNGITLLKTVRSAGKDIPFILFTGKGREDVVIDAFNHGADFYLQKGGEPDAQFAELAHKIRKSVERKRGDSALQESERRYRNLYQYALVGLFETRLTDGTIVACNQRYCDLFGFFSVADAIGESVVHLYEQPEDRLEVSRILREQGQISNHEVRFINQRTGHRFWAQFSARYNKEKDVAEGTIIDITDRKNAEELLRESQRALATLMINLPGMAYRCSYNRKWTMEFVSNGCRDLTGFEPSDLVEDGTVAFFDLIHPDDQEPVRDQIRRAVRKREKFQIFYRILTADGSEKSVWEQGLGVFSPQGELQAIEGFIIDITDRKRLEADLEREQRELKMSCDRLLESERILRINEERLRMAQRIGRTGSWEYEVGAETIWGSEEGLVILGYPPVARSLPLAEIEDLIPERERVHQALEDLIEKGAAYDIEYLIHPADGSEPKVIHSMALLERDSWGSPVRIRGMIQDITTRKRADEEIAFNNSILATQQGTSPDGILVVDESGRILHYNQKFIAIWNIPEDLIAARVDEPVLRFVLEQLPDPEIALSRIRSLYDHREEKSFEELHVKDGRTIERFSAPMLGEGGKYYGRVWYFRDITDRRRAVQALASANRKLTLLSGVTRHDITNQLTLLQGYRKVLERKVTDPGLAEYFLKIDEAARRISVMIQFTGEYEKIGVDAPAWQDCSTLVEAMEKTSLPGGIARVNEIPPGYEVFADPLIAKVLYCLMENAVRHGVAITTVRFGAQESGSELLILCEDDGGGIPAEEKERIFDLGYGRNTGLGLYLAREILSLTGITIRETGVPGTGARFEMRAPEGVWRRNRSGE